Proteins from one Mycobacterium adipatum genomic window:
- the recA gene encoding recombinase RecA: protein MAPQAPDRDKALELAMAQIEKNYGKGSVMRLGDEVRQPISVIPTGSIALDVALGIGGLPRGRVVEIYGPESSGKTTVALHAVANAQAAGGIAAFIDAEHALDPDYAKKLGVDTDALLVSQPDTGEQALEIADMLVRSGAIDLIVIDSVAALVPRAEIEGEMGDSHVGLQARLMSQALRKMTGALNNSGTTAIFINQLREKIGVMFGSPETTTGGKALKFYASVRLDVRRIETLKDGTDAVGNRTRVKVVKNKVSPPFKQAEFDILYGQGISREGSLIDMGVEHGFIRKSGSWFTYEGEQLGQGKENARKFLLENPDVGNEVEKKIKEKLGIGAVLTADDDVLPAPVDF from the coding sequence ATGGCGCCACAGGCTCCTGATCGCGACAAGGCACTCGAACTGGCGATGGCCCAGATCGAGAAGAACTACGGCAAGGGTTCGGTGATGCGCCTCGGTGATGAGGTGCGCCAGCCCATCTCGGTCATCCCGACCGGATCGATCGCGCTCGATGTCGCGCTCGGTATCGGCGGGTTGCCGCGCGGCCGCGTCGTGGAAATCTACGGCCCGGAATCCTCGGGTAAGACCACCGTCGCCCTGCACGCGGTGGCCAATGCCCAGGCCGCCGGCGGTATCGCGGCGTTCATCGACGCCGAGCACGCCCTGGACCCGGACTATGCCAAGAAGCTCGGCGTGGACACCGACGCACTGCTGGTCAGCCAGCCCGACACCGGTGAGCAGGCCCTGGAGATCGCCGACATGCTGGTGCGCTCGGGCGCCATCGACCTCATCGTCATCGACTCGGTGGCCGCCCTGGTGCCGCGCGCCGAGATCGAGGGCGAAATGGGCGACAGCCACGTCGGCCTGCAGGCCCGCTTGATGAGCCAGGCGCTGCGCAAGATGACCGGCGCGCTGAACAACTCGGGCACCACCGCGATCTTCATCAACCAGCTGCGCGAGAAGATCGGCGTGATGTTCGGGTCGCCCGAGACCACCACGGGCGGTAAGGCGTTGAAGTTCTACGCCTCCGTGCGTCTGGACGTCCGGCGTATCGAGACCCTCAAGGACGGCACCGATGCCGTGGGTAACCGCACCCGCGTCAAGGTCGTCAAGAACAAGGTGTCCCCGCCGTTCAAGCAGGCCGAGTTCGACATCCTGTACGGCCAGGGCATCAGCCGGGAGGGCTCGCTCATCGACATGGGTGTCGAGCACGGTTTCATCCGCAAGTCCGGCTCGTGGTTCACCTACGAGGGTGAGCAGCTCGGCCAGGGCAAGGAGAACGCCCGCAAGTTCCTGCTGGAGAACCCCGATGTGGGCAACGAGGTCGAGAAGAAGATCAAGGAAAAGCTCGGCATCGGTGCCGTGCTGACGGCCGACGATGACGTTCTGCCCGCCCCCGTCGACTTCTGA
- a CDS encoding DUF5313 domain-containing protein, with product MSRTKPSFFQLVGYCLGKRLPDSMLDWVRNDLAGPGATRRLMLRVLIPAVLVLAPFWLIPTTLYVHLSMTVPILIPFVYFSHALNKIWRRHMLRVHGLNPSLVDALARERDAAKHQSYIDRFGPRPDSAELGTHDI from the coding sequence GTGAGCAGGACCAAACCCAGCTTCTTCCAGCTGGTCGGCTACTGCCTGGGCAAGCGGCTGCCCGATTCGATGCTGGACTGGGTCCGTAACGACCTGGCCGGGCCGGGCGCCACCCGGCGGCTCATGCTGCGGGTACTGATCCCGGCCGTGCTGGTGCTGGCACCGTTCTGGCTGATCCCGACGACGCTGTATGTGCACCTGAGCATGACGGTGCCGATCCTGATCCCGTTCGTCTACTTCTCGCACGCACTGAACAAGATATGGCGCCGGCACATGCTGCGGGTGCACGGGCTGAACCCGTCGCTGGTCGACGCGCTGGCCCGCGAGCGCGATGCCGCCAAGCATCAGTCCTACATCGATCGGTTCGGGCCCCGCCCCGACTCGGCGGAGCTGGGCACCCACGATATCTAG
- a CDS encoding limonene-1,2-epoxide hydrolase family protein, translated as MTDQVSPTSTEADNIATVEKFLFSLRGPDLDTAGELIDENIVYQNVGFPTIRGRQRTLKVFKALDRPSFAFDVAIHRTAGDGAVVLNERTDVLAFGPVRLQFWVCGVFEVHDGRITLWRDYFDQFDFAKAMIRGLAGAVIPALRPTL; from the coding sequence ATGACCGATCAGGTATCGCCCACCAGCACCGAGGCCGACAACATCGCGACGGTGGAGAAGTTCCTGTTCTCGCTGCGGGGTCCCGATTTGGACACCGCCGGCGAGCTGATCGACGAGAACATCGTCTATCAGAACGTCGGGTTCCCGACCATCCGTGGCAGGCAGCGCACCCTCAAGGTGTTCAAGGCGCTCGACCGGCCCAGTTTCGCCTTCGATGTGGCGATCCACCGCACCGCCGGCGACGGCGCCGTCGTGCTCAACGAGCGCACCGACGTGCTCGCGTTCGGTCCGGTCCGCCTGCAGTTCTGGGTATGCGGGGTCTTCGAGGTGCACGACGGCCGGATCACGCTGTGGCGGGACTACTTCGATCAGTTCGATTTCGCCAAGGCGATGATCCGGGGACTGGCCGGCGCGGTCATCCCGGCGCTGCGCCCGACGCTGTGA
- a CDS encoding alpha/beta hydrolase codes for MAQRTDLRVPHAGEDLAVYLYRPDSPDRDTACIVMAHGFSGTRDDGLPAYADEFCAAGHTVALFDYRGFGASTGEPRQVIDIAAQHADYRAVVQWARTLDGVDPTRIALWGSSFSGGHVLAVAAEDPSIAAVVSQAPFTDALPTLAEVPVRNSARLTVAALRDQLRAWRGRPPLLVPAVGPPGSLAAMTAPDAEPGFRAIVGPESRWRNEFAARLMLKFPFYRPGRKTARLSMPLLVCVCDEDTTAPPGSTVAAAQRAPLGELRHYPYGHFAIYLDPQTRADQREFLDRALARP; via the coding sequence GTGGCTCAACGCACAGATCTCCGAGTGCCCCATGCAGGTGAGGACCTCGCGGTGTACCTGTACCGCCCCGATTCGCCGGACCGCGACACCGCGTGCATCGTCATGGCCCACGGTTTCTCCGGGACCCGCGACGACGGGCTGCCCGCCTACGCGGACGAATTCTGCGCCGCCGGCCACACCGTCGCCCTGTTCGACTACCGGGGGTTCGGCGCGTCCACCGGCGAACCGCGCCAGGTCATCGATATCGCCGCCCAACACGCCGATTACCGCGCCGTCGTGCAATGGGCCCGCACACTCGACGGTGTGGACCCCACCCGCATCGCGCTGTGGGGATCGTCGTTCAGCGGCGGGCATGTGCTCGCCGTCGCGGCCGAGGACCCGTCCATCGCGGCGGTCGTCTCCCAGGCGCCGTTCACCGATGCCCTGCCCACGCTGGCCGAGGTCCCGGTGCGCAACTCGGCCCGCCTCACCGTAGCGGCGCTGCGCGATCAGCTGCGAGCGTGGCGCGGACGGCCGCCGCTGCTGGTGCCCGCCGTCGGCCCACCCGGATCGCTGGCCGCGATGACCGCACCCGACGCCGAACCCGGGTTCAGGGCCATCGTGGGGCCCGAGTCGCGCTGGCGCAACGAGTTCGCCGCACGCCTGATGCTGAAGTTCCCGTTCTACCGACCGGGCCGTAAGACCGCACGACTGTCGATGCCGCTGCTGGTCTGCGTGTGCGACGAGGACACCACCGCTCCCCCCGGCTCGACGGTGGCCGCCGCCCAGCGGGCCCCGCTCGGCGAACTACGGCACTACCCGTACGGCCATTTCGCCATCTACCTCGACCCGCAGACCAGGGCCGATCAGCGCGAGTTCCTCGACCGCGCGCTCGCCCGCCCCTGA
- a CDS encoding FtsK/SpoIIIE family DNA translocase: MANKTAARSGARSSRSKANPSSRTGSKPARPAAPRRKPAPRRNPSRFAAAGAAMGRGTRAGWLMVAKGAGSTARSVGRARDLEPGHRRDGIALALLGIAVVVAASSWFDAARPVGGWIDTVVRAVIGGAVVLVPIILGVIAVVLMRTEPDLDARPRLILGSAMIALPVLGLWHIWSGAPADPVARRDAAGFVGFVLGGPLSDGLTVWIATPLLVIGVLFGVLLLTGTTIRELPETLRAMFSTRGYDDYDDDEYADEHAEYDDDAVTEDFSDAYYDRDEEFGGADAQQWPTPELPAGSPMDNYPLPDPADAPTIPEPVAAKARKPKAEPKKPKKTDDTLVMDRVVEGPYVLPSLDLLIAGDPPKLRTAANDQMEAAITSVLEQFKVDAAVTGCTRGPTVTRYEVELGPGVKVEKITALHRNIAYAVATESVRMLAPIPGKSAVGIEVPNTDREMVRLADVLTAPTTRGDHHPLVIGLGKDIEGEYVKANLAKMPHLLVAGSTGSGKSSFVNSMLVSLLARATPEEVRMILIDPKMVELTPYEGIPHLITPIITQPKKAAAALAWLVEEMEQRYQDMQASRVRHIDVFNEKVRSGEITTPLGSERVYKPYPYILAIVDELADLMMTAPRDVEEAIVRITQKARAAGIHLVLATQRPSVDVVTGLIKTNVPSRLAFATSSLTDSRVILDQPGAEKLIGMGDGLFLPMGANKPQRMQGAFITDEEIQAVVEATKAQAEPEFIEGVTKAKPAGERTDVDPDIGDDMDVFLQAVELVVSSQFGSTSMLQRKLRVGFAKAGRLMDLMETRQIVGPSEGSKAREVLVKPDELAGTLALIRGGSDANGADEDEDEGF, translated from the coding sequence ATGGCTAACAAGACCGCCGCCCGGTCCGGAGCCCGTTCGAGCAGGTCAAAGGCCAATCCCAGCTCGCGGACCGGATCGAAACCGGCGCGCCCGGCGGCGCCGCGCCGCAAGCCGGCGCCACGTCGTAACCCCTCCCGCTTCGCCGCCGCGGGCGCCGCCATGGGCCGGGGTACCCGCGCCGGCTGGCTGATGGTGGCCAAGGGTGCCGGTTCCACCGCCCGATCGGTGGGGCGCGCCCGCGACCTGGAACCCGGCCATCGGCGCGACGGGATCGCGCTGGCGCTGCTGGGCATCGCCGTCGTGGTCGCCGCCAGTTCGTGGTTCGACGCCGCCCGGCCGGTCGGCGGATGGATCGACACCGTGGTGCGTGCCGTCATCGGCGGCGCCGTCGTGCTGGTGCCGATCATCCTCGGTGTCATCGCCGTGGTGTTGATGCGCACCGAACCCGATCTCGACGCCCGGCCGCGGTTGATCCTGGGATCGGCGATGATCGCCCTGCCGGTGCTCGGGCTGTGGCACATCTGGTCCGGCGCCCCGGCCGATCCGGTCGCCCGCCGCGATGCCGCCGGCTTCGTCGGTTTTGTGCTCGGCGGGCCGCTCTCGGACGGTCTGACGGTGTGGATCGCCACCCCGCTACTCGTCATCGGAGTGCTCTTCGGTGTGCTGCTGCTGACCGGGACGACCATCCGCGAACTGCCCGAGACGCTGCGCGCGATGTTCAGCACCCGCGGATATGACGACTACGACGATGACGAGTACGCCGACGAGCACGCCGAATACGACGATGACGCGGTCACCGAGGACTTCTCCGACGCGTACTACGACCGCGACGAGGAATTCGGGGGGGCCGACGCCCAGCAGTGGCCGACCCCCGAACTGCCGGCCGGGTCGCCGATGGACAACTACCCGCTGCCCGACCCGGCGGACGCGCCGACCATCCCCGAACCCGTTGCCGCCAAGGCCCGTAAGCCCAAGGCGGAGCCGAAGAAGCCGAAGAAGACCGACGACACCCTGGTGATGGACCGGGTCGTCGAGGGTCCCTATGTGCTCCCGTCGCTGGACCTGCTCATCGCCGGCGACCCACCCAAGCTGCGTACCGCGGCCAACGACCAGATGGAAGCCGCCATCACCTCGGTGCTGGAGCAGTTCAAGGTCGATGCCGCGGTCACCGGGTGCACCCGCGGTCCGACCGTGACGCGCTACGAGGTCGAACTGGGGCCCGGCGTGAAGGTCGAGAAAATCACGGCGCTGCACCGCAACATCGCCTACGCGGTGGCCACCGAGAGCGTGCGCATGCTGGCGCCCATCCCCGGCAAGTCGGCCGTCGGCATCGAGGTGCCCAACACCGACCGCGAGATGGTGCGCCTCGCCGATGTGCTGACCGCGCCGACGACACGCGGCGACCACCACCCGTTGGTGATCGGCCTGGGCAAGGACATCGAGGGTGAGTACGTCAAGGCCAACCTGGCCAAGATGCCGCACCTGCTGGTGGCCGGTTCCACCGGATCGGGTAAGTCCAGCTTCGTCAACTCAATGCTGGTGTCGCTGTTGGCGCGGGCCACCCCGGAAGAGGTCAGGATGATCCTGATCGACCCCAAGATGGTGGAGCTCACCCCGTATGAGGGCATTCCGCACCTCATCACCCCGATCATCACCCAGCCCAAGAAGGCCGCCGCAGCACTGGCCTGGCTGGTCGAGGAGATGGAGCAGCGCTACCAGGACATGCAGGCCTCGCGGGTACGCCATATCGACGTGTTCAACGAGAAGGTGCGTTCCGGAGAGATCACCACGCCGCTGGGCTCCGAGCGGGTCTACAAGCCCTACCCCTACATCCTGGCGATCGTCGACGAGCTCGCCGATCTGATGATGACCGCGCCGCGTGACGTCGAAGAAGCCATCGTGCGCATCACGCAGAAGGCCCGTGCCGCCGGCATCCACCTGGTGCTGGCCACCCAGCGGCCCTCGGTGGACGTCGTCACCGGTCTGATCAAGACCAACGTGCCCTCGCGACTGGCGTTCGCGACCTCCTCGCTGACCGACTCGCGCGTCATCCTGGATCAGCCGGGCGCGGAGAAGCTCATCGGCATGGGCGACGGCCTGTTCCTGCCGATGGGGGCGAACAAGCCGCAACGCATGCAGGGCGCGTTCATCACCGACGAGGAGATCCAAGCGGTGGTGGAGGCCACCAAGGCCCAGGCCGAGCCCGAGTTCATCGAGGGGGTCACCAAGGCCAAGCCGGCCGGTGAGCGCACCGATGTCGATCCCGATATCGGCGACGACATGGACGTCTTCCTGCAGGCCGTGGAGTTGGTGGTGTCGTCCCAATTCGGGTCCACCTCGATGCTGCAGCGCAAGCTGCGGGTCGGCTTCGCCAAGGCCGGCCGGCTGATGGACCTGATGGAGACCCGCCAGATCGTCGGGCCCTCGGAGGGCTCCAAGGCCCGTGAGGTGCTGGTGAAGCCCGATGAGCTGGCGGGCACCCTGGCACTCATCCGCGGCGGCTCGGACGCCAACGGCGCCGATGAGGATGAGGACGAGGGTTTCTAG
- a CDS encoding DUF3046 domain-containing protein, with the protein MRITEFNERVTGLFGAAYGGSVLVDHVLSALGGRTAAQAIEAGIEPRTVWRALCADFDVPRDQW; encoded by the coding sequence GTGCGCATCACCGAGTTCAACGAACGGGTCACCGGGCTGTTCGGTGCCGCCTATGGGGGCTCGGTGCTCGTCGATCACGTGCTGAGTGCGCTCGGCGGGCGCACCGCCGCGCAGGCCATCGAGGCCGGTATCGAACCGCGGACGGTGTGGCGGGCGCTGTGCGCGGACTTCGACGTCCCGCGCGACCAGTGGTGA
- the recX gene encoding recombination regulator RecX, producing MTFCPPPSTSEKPAEPKREEQARDVCLRLLTVRARTRSELEAQLTKRGYPDDVSARVLDRLVEVGLLDDVAFAEEWVRSRRANSGKGKRALATELRTKGVDPDVIAETLDGVDAGEWRVQAEELVAAKLRRDKLDDEVKVTRRLVGMLARRGYSQGMAFDVVRTQLAQERERRTV from the coding sequence ATGACGTTCTGCCCGCCCCCGTCGACTTCTGAGAAGCCGGCTGAGCCCAAACGGGAGGAGCAGGCGCGCGACGTCTGTCTACGCCTGCTCACCGTTCGGGCCCGCACCCGCTCCGAGCTGGAAGCCCAGCTGACCAAACGCGGCTATCCCGACGATGTCAGTGCCCGGGTGCTCGACCGGCTGGTCGAGGTCGGGCTGCTCGACGACGTCGCCTTCGCCGAGGAATGGGTGCGCAGCAGGCGGGCCAACTCCGGAAAAGGGAAGCGTGCGTTGGCCACCGAGCTGCGCACCAAGGGGGTCGATCCCGACGTCATCGCCGAGACGCTCGATGGCGTGGATGCCGGGGAGTGGCGTGTGCAGGCCGAGGAGTTGGTGGCGGCCAAACTGCGCCGGGACAAACTCGACGACGAGGTGAAGGTGACCCGACGGCTGGTGGGCATGCTCGCCCGCCGCGGCTACAGCCAGGGGATGGCCTTCGACGTGGTACGCACCCAACTCGCCCAGGAGCGAGAGCGGCGCACCGTCTAG
- the pgsA gene encoding CDP-diacylglycerol--glycerol-3-phosphate 3-phosphatidyltransferase, which produces MPGQSDTDPVVPRASVANVANLLTGIRFLLVPVFLVALFVEDGHQTAWRTVAFVVFAVAVMTDHLDGALARAYGMVTEFGKLADPIADKLLVGAALIGLSMLGDLPWWITIVIMVREIGVTVLRLAVLRHGVIPASRGGKLKTLVQAVAIGLFILPLDSWPGIWLTVATWIMWLAVVLTVLTGVDYVISAFRDSRARLAT; this is translated from the coding sequence GTGCCGGGCCAATCAGATACCGATCCAGTTGTGCCCCGCGCATCCGTTGCCAACGTCGCCAATCTGCTGACCGGCATCCGATTCCTGCTCGTGCCGGTGTTCCTGGTGGCCCTGTTCGTCGAGGACGGGCATCAGACGGCATGGCGAACAGTCGCTTTCGTCGTGTTCGCGGTGGCGGTCATGACCGACCACCTGGACGGGGCGCTGGCCCGGGCCTACGGCATGGTCACCGAGTTCGGGAAGCTGGCCGATCCGATCGCGGACAAGTTGCTCGTCGGCGCCGCGCTGATCGGGCTGTCGATGCTCGGCGACCTGCCGTGGTGGATCACCATCGTCATCATGGTCCGCGAGATCGGCGTCACCGTGCTACGACTGGCGGTCCTGCGGCACGGCGTGATCCCGGCCAGCCGCGGCGGCAAGCTCAAAACGCTGGTCCAGGCCGTGGCGATCGGGCTGTTCATCCTTCCGCTGGACTCCTGGCCCGGTATCTGGCTCACGGTGGCGACCTGGATCATGTGGCTGGCCGTGGTGCTGACGGTGCTCACCGGCGTGGACTACGTGATTTCTGCGTTCCGCGATTCGCGCGCCCGGTTGGCAACCTGA
- the pspA gene encoding phage shock protein PspA — translation MANPFVKAWKYLMALFNSKVDEYADPKVQIQQAIEDAQRQHQALTQQAAQVIGNQRQLEMRLNRQLADIEKLQANVRQALTLADQATANGDAAKATEYTNAAEAFAAQLVTAEQSVEDLKSLHDQSLQAAGQAKKAVEQNAMVLQQKIAERTKLLSQLEQAKMQEQVSASLRSMSEISAPGTTPNLDEVREKIERRYANAMGATELAQNSVQGRMMEVQQASVQMAGHSRLEQIRASMRGEALPSGGAQATPATPAANPPATAPENPLSQ, via the coding sequence ATGGCCAATCCGTTCGTCAAGGCATGGAAATACCTGATGGCGCTGTTCAACTCGAAGGTCGACGAGTACGCCGACCCGAAGGTGCAGATCCAGCAGGCCATCGAGGATGCCCAGCGTCAGCACCAGGCGCTGACCCAGCAGGCCGCCCAGGTCATCGGTAACCAACGCCAGCTGGAGATGCGGCTGAACCGCCAGCTCGCCGATATCGAGAAGCTGCAGGCCAACGTCCGCCAGGCGCTGACCCTCGCCGATCAGGCCACCGCCAACGGCGATGCCGCCAAGGCCACCGAGTACACCAACGCCGCGGAGGCGTTCGCCGCGCAGCTGGTGACCGCCGAACAGAGCGTCGAGGACCTCAAGTCGCTGCATGACCAGTCGCTGCAGGCTGCCGGTCAGGCCAAGAAGGCCGTCGAGCAGAACGCCATGGTGTTGCAGCAGAAGATCGCCGAGCGCACCAAGCTGCTCAGCCAGCTGGAGCAGGCCAAGATGCAGGAGCAGGTCAGCGCCTCGCTGCGGTCGATGAGCGAGATCTCCGCGCCCGGTACCACGCCCAATCTCGACGAGGTGCGCGAGAAGATCGAGCGCCGCTACGCCAACGCGATGGGCGCCACCGAGCTCGCGCAGAACTCGGTGCAGGGCCGGATGATGGAAGTCCAGCAGGCCAGCGTGCAGATGGCCGGGCACTCGCGCCTGGAGCAGATCCGCGCCTCCATGCGCGGCGAGGCTCTGCCGTCCGGCGGTGCGCAGGCCACGCCCGCCACCCCGGCCGCGAATCCGCCCGCCACCGCCCCCGAAAACCCGCTCTCCCAATAG
- a CDS encoding amino-acid N-acetyltransferase gives MIRRARTSDVPAIKALVDIYAGKILLEKNLVTLYEAVQEFWVAELDGEIVGCGALHVLWADLGEVRTVAVHPKVRGRGVGHRVVAQLLQVARNLHLQRIFVLTFETEFFGGHGFVEIDGTPVSAEVFAEMCRSYDTGVAEFLDLSYVKPNTLGNTRMMLTL, from the coding sequence ATGATCCGTCGCGCCCGGACGTCCGACGTGCCGGCCATCAAGGCGCTCGTCGACATCTACGCGGGCAAGATCCTGCTGGAGAAGAACCTGGTCACGCTGTATGAGGCGGTGCAGGAATTCTGGGTCGCCGAGCTGGACGGCGAGATCGTCGGCTGCGGTGCGCTGCACGTGCTGTGGGCCGATCTCGGCGAGGTGCGCACGGTGGCGGTCCATCCGAAGGTCCGTGGCCGCGGGGTCGGTCACCGCGTGGTGGCCCAGCTGCTGCAGGTGGCGCGCAACCTGCACCTGCAACGCATCTTCGTGCTCACCTTCGAAACCGAGTTCTTCGGCGGGCACGGGTTCGTCGAGATCGACGGGACTCCGGTGAGCGCGGAGGTCTTCGCGGAGATGTGCCGCTCCTACGACACCGGTGTTGCCGAGTTCCTGGACTTGTCCTACGTCAAGCCCAATACCCTCGGCAACACCCGGATGATGCTCACCCTCTAG
- a CDS encoding glycosyltransferase, giving the protein MRIAVVAGPDPGHAFPAIALCLQFQAAGDTATLLTGRQWLDTARAAGVAAVELAGLDLDVGDDDGDAGAKIHRRAARMAVLNAPVIRALAVDLVCSDVITACGGMAAELLGVPWVEVAPHPLYLPSKGLPPLGSGLAPGVGLRGRARDAVMRALTARSIRVGERDRAAARLSIGLPGPDPGPLRRLIATLPALEVPRPDWPAEAVVVGPLHFEPTDAVLTPPPGSGPLVVVAPSTATTGAAGLAEVALTALTPGRGLPAGLRVAVSRLGGADVQVPDWVVVGLGRQDELLARADVLVCGGGHGIVAKSLRHGVPLVTVPGGGDQWEIANRVVRQGSGRLIRPLTAEALTAAVAGVLADPRYRDAAAVAGAGVDRVADPVRVCHDALAATR; this is encoded by the coding sequence ATGAGAATCGCCGTGGTCGCCGGACCCGACCCCGGGCACGCGTTCCCGGCGATCGCACTGTGTCTGCAATTCCAGGCGGCGGGGGACACCGCGACGCTGCTGACCGGCAGGCAGTGGCTCGATACCGCGCGCGCGGCCGGTGTGGCGGCGGTGGAGCTGGCGGGTCTGGACCTCGACGTCGGCGATGACGACGGCGACGCCGGTGCGAAGATCCACCGGCGGGCCGCCCGGATGGCCGTGCTGAACGCGCCCGTCATCCGTGCGCTGGCCGTCGATCTCGTGTGTTCCGACGTGATCACCGCCTGCGGTGGGATGGCGGCCGAACTGCTCGGCGTGCCGTGGGTCGAGGTCGCTCCGCACCCGCTGTACCTGCCGTCGAAGGGGCTGCCCCCGTTGGGCAGCGGGCTGGCCCCGGGGGTCGGTCTGCGCGGCCGGGCCCGTGACGCGGTGATGCGGGCGCTGACCGCGCGTTCCATCCGGGTCGGGGAACGCGACCGGGCGGCGGCCCGCCTGTCCATCGGATTGCCGGGGCCGGATCCGGGCCCGCTGCGGCGGCTGATCGCGACACTGCCCGCTCTGGAGGTGCCCCGCCCGGATTGGCCGGCCGAGGCCGTGGTCGTCGGTCCGTTGCACTTCGAGCCCACCGACGCGGTGCTGACTCCGCCACCCGGATCGGGTCCGCTGGTGGTTGTGGCGCCGTCGACGGCCACCACCGGTGCCGCCGGCCTGGCGGAGGTGGCGCTGACCGCGCTGACGCCCGGGCGCGGACTGCCCGCCGGGTTGCGGGTGGCGGTGTCACGGCTCGGCGGCGCCGACGTGCAGGTGCCGGACTGGGTGGTGGTCGGGCTCGGGCGTCAGGACGAGCTGCTGGCCCGCGCCGACGTGCTGGTGTGCGGGGGCGGCCACGGGATCGTGGCGAAATCGCTGCGCCACGGTGTGCCGTTGGTCACGGTGCCCGGCGGGGGCGATCAGTGGGAAATCGCCAATCGTGTTGTGCGGCAAGGGAGTGGACGTCTGATCCGGCCGCTCACAGCCGAGGCGCTGACGGCCGCGGTGGCCGGCGTGCTGGCCGATCCGCGCTATCGCGACGCCGCCGCGGTGGCCGGCGCCGGCGTGGATCGGGTGGCCGATCCGGTACGGGTGTGCCATGACGCGCTGGCGGCGACTCGGTAG
- the clgR gene encoding transcriptional regulator ClgR has translation MTTLMREVIGDVLREARTTQGRTLREVSDAARVSLGYLSEVERGRKEASSELLNAICDALDIPMSRVLFNAGEQMARDEGGVTGIDATTKVVIPQVVSMAVA, from the coding sequence ATGACGACACTGATGCGCGAGGTGATCGGCGACGTGCTGCGGGAAGCCCGGACCACACAGGGGCGCACCCTGCGTGAGGTGTCCGACGCGGCGCGGGTCAGCCTGGGCTATCTCTCCGAAGTGGAACGGGGCCGCAAAGAGGCCTCCAGCGAGTTGCTCAACGCCATCTGCGACGCGCTCGACATCCCGATGTCGCGGGTGTTGTTCAACGCCGGGGAGCAGATGGCCCGCGACGAGGGCGGGGTCACCGGCATCGATGCCACCACCAAGGTCGTGATCCCACAGGTTGTGTCCATGGCGGTGGCCTGA
- the pspM gene encoding phage shock envelope stress response protein PspM, whose product MATGSGTGRQRGWRALAARGLQSGIDTAAQYSGALAQKLAALADPRAKLLRKRRWALRLALFFGASSLFWILATAVLASWSTPVWALIVTGVIAAGAAFPATLLFLRYRWLRAEPLPPGPTARPMPPLGSAARRPMAALASSERGLFSLLGVLERGRLLPAEDLREIADTAGQTAATMAATATEVVAMERAAAASPQSRAHLAPTIQAFSMQLHQGARQYDEMVTAAAQLVSSVNAGTSNPPVGSRYRDELVHATDRLQGWAHAYSELGALRGA is encoded by the coding sequence ATGGCGACGGGTTCGGGAACCGGACGGCAGCGCGGGTGGCGCGCATTGGCCGCGCGCGGCCTCCAGAGCGGCATCGACACCGCCGCCCAGTACTCCGGTGCGCTGGCCCAAAAACTCGCCGCTCTGGCCGACCCGCGGGCCAAGCTGCTGCGCAAGCGGCGCTGGGCGTTGCGGTTGGCGCTGTTCTTCGGCGCCAGCAGCCTGTTCTGGATCCTGGCCACCGCGGTGCTCGCGTCCTGGAGTACGCCGGTCTGGGCACTGATCGTCACCGGTGTGATCGCCGCGGGCGCGGCCTTCCCGGCGACGCTGTTGTTCCTGCGGTATCGGTGGTTGCGCGCCGAGCCGTTGCCGCCCGGGCCGACCGCCCGCCCGATGCCGCCGCTGGGCTCGGCGGCGCGCCGGCCGATGGCCGCGCTGGCATCCTCGGAGCGGGGGCTGTTCTCCTTACTGGGTGTGCTGGAGCGGGGCAGGCTGCTGCCTGCCGAGGACCTGCGTGAGATCGCGGATACGGCCGGCCAGACAGCGGCCACCATGGCCGCGACCGCCACCGAGGTGGTCGCGATGGAGCGGGCGGCCGCCGCCTCCCCGCAGTCACGTGCGCACCTTGCGCCGACCATCCAGGCGTTCAGCATGCAACTACACCAGGGCGCCCGCCAGTACGACGAAATGGTCACCGCTGCAGCGCAATTGGTGTCCTCGGTGAACGCGGGAACGAGCAATCCGCCGGTCGGAAGTCGCTATCGCGACGAGCTGGTGCACGCGACGGATCGGCTGCAGGGTTGGGCGCACGCCTACAGCGAGCTGGGAGCGTTGCGCGGCGCCTAG